Below is a genomic region from Nitratidesulfovibrio sp..
CCGGCGTGCGCGACAGGGTGATGGACGAGATGCGTCGTCACTTCCGCCCCGAGTTCCTGAACCGGGTGGACGAGATCGTCATGTTTCGCCCGCTGCTGCCCGAGCAGATCGGACGCATCGTGGAACTGTTGCTGGGCAGGCTGCGGGGGCGGCTGGCCGAGCGCAAGATCACCCTGGAACTTACCGATGCGGCGCGCGACTTCATCGCCGAATCGGCCTACGACCCGGTGTACGGTGCGCGGCCCCTGCGGCGCTACCTGCAAACCAACGTGGAAACCCCGCTGGCCCGCCGCCTGATCTCGGGCGACCTGAAGGACGGGCAGCATGTGGCCATCGGGGTTAGGCTGGACAAGCTGACGTTTGAGTAAGGAGTATGCCACACTTGGGCCTTTCGCCCTTCGGCTGCGTCAGATTCGCCTTTTGCTCCGGTCACGTACGAGAAAAGTACGCTCCCTTCACAAAAGGCGAATCTTCCTTGCCGAAGAACGAAAATCCTCAAGTGTGGTCATCCTCCTGAAGAAAAGAGAACAGTGGGTGTAAGGCCTCGTCGCCCGTCATGCTACGGCATCTAGCGTGGCCACAAGGATGATGGCTGCAAGGTGTTTGCGGCATGTAACCTGAGGCCGCCCCGCCGCCCATTGGTATGCCATGCCGATTGCCCTGCGGTGGTGCTTCTGGTAATGGCACCGGCACGGGCGGTTCGCCCATCCAACTTTCACATTCCCGGAGCAAAGCATGCGTTGGTTGCTGCTGGCCGCGCTTACGGCCCTTTTCGCGTTCGCAGGTCACGGAACCGCCATGGCGGCTTCGGCACAGAGGGGACACACGGTGATCAAGCTGGAAACGAGCATGGGCGACATCGTCATCGAACTGGATGACGAAAAGGCCCCCAAGACCGCCGCCAACTTTCGCGAATACGTCGCGGCGGGCCACTACGATGGCACCATCTTCCACCGCGTCATCGACGGTTTCATGATCCAGGGTGGCGGCTACGACGAGAAGATGCACGAAAAGCCCACCCGCGAACCTGTCGAGAACGAGGCCAACAACGGCCTGCGCAACGAAAAGTACACCCTGGCCATGGCCCGCACCATGGCCCCGCATTCCGCCACCGCCCAGTTCTTCATCAACGTGAAGGACAACGCCTTCCTCGACCACCGCGCGCCCACCATGCAAGGGTGGGGCTACGCCGTGTTCGGCAAGGTGATCGAAGGCACCGACGTGGTGGACAAGATCAAGGCGGTGCGTACCGCCACCGTGGGTTCGTTCGAGAACGTTCCCACCACCCCCGTGGTCATCAAGAAGGCCACCGTGCTGCCCAAGTAGCCTGCAAGGCTTGCGGCACCACGGGCGGAAACGCACCGGCAGCGCCCCGCACCCCTTTACGGGTGGCGGGGCGCTTTCACGTGGCGGGGCTGCCCATAGGCGGGCGGCCCCAAGGGTGGTATGGTGCAACCGTGCGTGTCCGATATGATGGGCATGCCGGGCATGGTGGACATGCCGGGCATGATGGGCATGCCGGGCATGGTGGACATGCCGGGCGTCATTGGCGTCATCAGCGTCATTAGTAGCATGGGCAACACGGGCAGCACGGGCAGCACCGGCGGCACGGGCCGCCAGGTACGGCACCCACATCACGACATTCCGGCAGCAAGGACAGCATCTCCCATGGAATACCGCATCGAGCGCGACAGTCTTGGTGAGCGCAAGGTACCCGTCCACGCCTACTACGGCGTGCAGACCCTGCGGGCGCTGGAGAATTTCGACGTTACCGGGCTGACCATCGGCCGCCACCCGCTCTTCGTGCAGGCGCTGGCATCGGTGAAGAAGGCCGCCGCCCTGGCCAACATGGAACTGGGCCTGCTGGACGCTGATGTGGGCCGGGCCATCGTGCAGGCCTGCCGCGAGGTGCGCGAGGGCCGCTTTGACGAGCAGTTCGTGGTGGACATCATCCAGGGCGGTGCGGGCACCTCGGTGAACATGAACGCCAACGAGGTCATCGCCAATCGCGCACTGGAGCTGATGGGCCGGGCGCGCGGCGAATACGGCGTGGTCAGTCCGCTGAACCACGTCAACCTCTCGCAGTCCACCAACGACGTGTATCCCACGGCCTTGCGCATCGCACTGGTGTGGTATGCGCGCGACCTGGGCACCTCGCTGCGCGAACTGCGCGACGCCTTCCACGCCAAGGGCGAGGCCTTCGCCGACGTCATCAAGATGGCCCGCACCCAGTTGCAGGACGCCGTGCCCATCACCCTGGGCGCTGAATTCGCGGCCTACGGGGTGACCGTGGGCGAGGATACCGAGCGCCTGATCGAGGTGGCCCGCCTGCTGTGCGAGGTGAACATCGGCGCCACGGCAGTGGGCACGGGCATCAACACCGTGCCCGGCTACGCGGCCCTGGTCTGCGACCGATTGGCGGACATCACCGGGCTGGCGCTTTCGCTGTCGCCCAATCTGGTGGAGGCCACCAGCGACGCCGGGGCCTACGTTACCCTTTCGGGGCTGCTCAAGCGCGTGGCGGTGAAGCTTTCCAAGATCTGCAACGACCTGCGCCTGCTCTCGTCCGGGCCGTTCACGGGCCTTGGCGAAATATCCCTGCCCGCCGTGCAGCCGGGGTCCAGCATCATGCCCGGCAAGGTCAACCCGGTGATTCCGGAACTGGTCAACCAGGTCTGCCAGCAGGTCATCGGCAACGATCTTACCGTGACCCTGGCGGCAGAGGCAGGGCAACTGGAACTGAACGTATTTGGCCCCATCATGGCCTGCAACCTGTTCCAGTCGCTGGAAATCCTGACGCGTGCGGCGCGTATCCTTCGGGTGCGCTGCGTGGAGGGCATCACCGCCAACCGTGAGCGTTGCCTGGAACTGCTGCACGGCTCGCTGGGCATGGTCACGGCGCTGGCCCCGGTCATCGGCTACGAGGCGGCGGCCAGCGTGGTCAAGGACGCCCGCGCCACCGGCCGCACCCCGCGTGACCTGCTGGTTGAACGCGGCCTGATGCGGCCCGAGGAATACGACGACCTGATGGACCCGGCCAAGATGCTGGGTCCGCGCGACGTGCGCGGGCACCGCAACGGCACTGTGCGGCGAGAAACGCCGGAGAAGGGCACGGCGGTGCAAGGCACCGGGCCGGATGAGGGGGGGGCATGCCCCGTATGCTGAGCTTTGCCCGCCTGGCGGACCTTGCGCACCCCATCGGCAGCGGCATGCCGCGTTGGCCCGGCGACCCGCCGGTAACCTTTCTGGACGTGGCCAGCCGCGAAGAGGACGGCTACGACCTGCGCGCCTTCGCCATGGGCGAGCACAGCGGCACCCATGTCAACGCGCCGCTGTCCTTCCTGCCCGGCGGGGCGGACGTACGCGCGGCGGCACCGTGGCCGCTGCTGCTGCCGCTGGCCGTGCTGGACCTGTGCGGCAAGGCGGCGGTGGACCCCGGCGCGTGCTGCACCCCGGACGACATACTGGCCTGGGAATCTGCCCATGGCCGCGTTCCGCGTGGTTGCCTGTTCGTGTGCAACACCGGCTGGCATCGCCTGTGGTCCGACCCGGACCGGTTCATGGGCGTGCAGTGGGGCGCGCTGCGCGCCGGGCCGGGCGCCGCGCCGCCCATGCAGTTTCCCTCGTTCACGCCCGATGGGGTGCGCCTGCTGGTGCACGAGCGCGGCGCGGGGGGAATCGGCATCGATACGCACGGCGTGGATGCCCCGGACGACGGGGAGTTCCTGTGCAATCGCGCGGCCCTGGCCGCAGGGGCCGTGGTGGTGGAGTGCCTGGCCGCGCTTGACGGGCTGCCCGCCACCGGGGCGCATGTGCTGCTGGCCCCGCTGGGGCTGTGCGGCGGCACTGGTGCGCCAGTGGCCGTTACGGCGTTTGTGCCGTAAGTCGGGCGGGCACCGCCTGTTGTCTGCGACATGACGAAGGGGGAGGAACCTCATGGTTCCTCCCCCTGTATGTTTGCGGTGCCTGCGAAGCGGCGAGATGGTGCAGTGCCCCTGCGTTCTCTAGGGGCTGTCTCCCAATTAGGATTTTCGTTCGTTGGCAAGGAAAACTAGCCTGCCATGAGGGAGTATACTCTTCTCGTATTCGACCGACATGGCAGGCGAAGTTTGACCGCGTTGCGCACGATGCCCGTAGGGCTCGCAAGCTCGCCCAACGGGCACGCTTCGCGCCCTTCGGGTCGGTCAGCCAACGGGCGAAAAGACAATTTGGAGACAGCCCCTAGCTGCGCATGTCGCCAATGACCCGCTTGAGGTCCGATGCCAGCCGCGAGACGTCTTCCACCGCCTGCGACGAATGGCGCATGGCTTCCGCCGTTTCTGCGGCGATACGGGTTATCTCGTCGGTGGAGCGGTTGATTTCCTCGCTGGCGGCGGACTGCTGTTCCGACGCCGTGGCGATGGACCGCACCTGGTCGGCGGTGCTTTCCACAAGGCCCACTATCTCGCGCAGCACATCTCCCGAGCGGCGGGCCATGCCCGTGCCTTCCTCGATGGCGGCGGTGGCCTTTTCGGTGTTGTCGATGTTCTTGCGCGCGCTTTCCTGAATGCCCCGGATGGCGCTGCCCACCTCGTTGGTGGCGGTCATGGTCTTTTCGGCCAGCTTGCGCACTTCATCGGCCACCACGGCAAAGCCGCGCCCGGCGTCACCGGCTCGCGCAGCCTCGATGGCGGCGTTCAGGGCCAGCAGGTTGGTCTGGTCGGCGATGTCGGCGATGACGTTCAAGACCTGGCCGATGCCCTGGGCCTGGGTGCCCAGTTCGGCCATGTCGGCCTTGAGGTGCGATGCCAGGTCGTGGGCATGCTGGATGGTGCGCACCGAGCCGTCCACCACCTCGGCCCCATCCTGGGCGCGGGTCTTGGCCTTTTCGGCCATTTCGGCGGCGCCGCCTGCATTGCGGGCCACCTCGAGCACGCTGGCGTTCATCTGTTCCATGGCGGTGGCCGCCTCGGCGGTACGTTCGCGCTGGATGTCCGAGCCGCGTGCGGACTGTTCGATTTGCGCCGAAAGCTGTTCCGATGCGGCGGCCAGTTGCGAGGCAACCTCGTCCGCCTCTGCCGAGGCGCGGGCGATGCGTTCGTTCTGCTGGGCGATGATGGCGGCCTGGCGCTTCATCTCGGTGGTGTCGATGTACAGGCAGAAGCCGCCGATGATGTTGCCGTCCAGGTCTTGCAGGTAGGTGACGTTGGCCAGCACGTCCACCTTGCCGCCCTTGTGGCCGGTGATGATCACCTCCAGGTTCTTGATGCTGGTCTTCTCGTTCATGGCGCGGCCTACGGCGGTCTTGCGGCCGGGTTCGTTGTAGAACACCTCGGCCAGGGTGCGGCCATACTGCGCCTTGGGATCGGTGTCGATTTCCAGCATGTCCATGCAGGCCTTGTTGGTGAACACCGTGCGTTCCTCGCGGTCCACGATCAGCACGGGCACCACCATGGCCTCCAGCACACTCTGCGAGAAGCCCAGCTTTTCCTTCAGGTCGGCCACCATGGTCCGGATGGAGGTGGCCAGTTCATCCAGTTCGAAGCGGTAGGTGCCGTCCATGACGGCGCGCAGGTCGCCCTGGGCCACCTGCCCGGCGAACAGGCGAATGCGGTTCATGGGACCGAGAATGAGACGCCGGGTGAGCAGCACGATGGAGCCGGTAAGGGCCACGATGGCCACCAACCCGGTCACCGCCAGCAGCATGCGCTGCTGGCGCGCTACTGCGGCCAGGTCATCCTCGTACGCGGAAGAACATATTTTCCAGCCCGTTATGGGCATGGTGCGGCTGACAAGAATTTTCGTCTTGCCCTCCCACGGGTATTCTATCTGCGTCGTCTGCTGCGCCAGGACTGCGCGGGTGAAGTCGTACTTGCTCGCATCGGTCAGCAACAGGGCCTTGCTGGGGTGCGAGAGGAACCGACCGCTGCCGTCAAGCAAGAAGGGGTAGCCGTGCTCGCCGAACTTCACGCTTTCCACGAAACGGGCACTGAAGCTGCTCCAGTTGAGAGTGAGCGCGATACCACCGCCCGACTGACCCATGACATTGAGCACTGGGGCCGCCATGGTGAACAGCACATCCCCCTTGGACCCCTTGAACGGCGTAGTGCCAATGAATTCCTTGCCTGCGGCGGTGGCGGCGAGCACGTCTGGCATGTCCAGCGGCTTGCCGGAAATGTCCTGCCCGTCCTCGGTATACCCGTAGAGCACCTTGCCTGCGGCGTCGAACGCGTAGATGGCTGCATAGTGCGGGTTGCCCTTCAGGGTCTGCTGCAACTGGTCCTTCATGACCAGGCTCGCGCTGCCGTACAGCACCCCGCTGGCCAGCGCCTTCTGCTGGGTCAGCCCGCGCACGGCGGTGAGGTTGCTGGTGACGAAATCTTCCGCCACCTTTTCGATCTGCTGCCCCACCTGGGCCATGTTGGCGGTTTCGCTCCGCAGGGTGCCGTCATAGGCGGTTTTGGACGCAATGAACACGAACGCGCACATGAAGAAGACGACCAGCCCGCCGGTAAGGACGGTGATCTGCGTGGAGATGCTCTTGAAACGCATGGGGTACTCCCGGAAACGATGTATCTCTTGCGGGACTTATCGACACATTCCGGCGGTTGTTTAGGTGCGCCGGGCATGCGGGCATACGCTGAAGGGTGGGGCGCGCCTGTGGTCCGGCGCCCGCCCCCATAGGGGGCCATGCCACAGGCTAGCCGGAAGCGTGGCGGCTGCCAAGCGGTTTTGCGTCGGTCACGGGGCGTGCGTTGGGCGTGATTCGGATGCTCGGTATGGTCGTGCGCAGTGGCGAATGACGTTTGGCGTACTGTGACAGGTAGTTGCGGCGTACTCGTGCGCGGAGCGTGCCGGGGCGTCGGTCTTGGGCGGAGGGCAGGGAAAAACCTGATGGAGGGAAGGGGCGCTGCGTTCAGGCCAGGCCGAAAACACGAACGGGGGGCGCCGTGCGGCGCCCCCCGTGGCAAGACCTGATGCTTCATGTGCGGGACTGTTGCCGGTCCCCTCACCCTGCGGCTAGACGATGCCCGCCGCCGACAGGATGTCGCGCAGGCGCGACTGGTTGGCGGGCTGCAACGGCACCATGGGCAGACGCAGCTCCAGCTCGATCTTGCCCATCATGGACAGGGCCGTCTTGACCGGGATGGGATTTGTTTCCAGGAACATGGCGCGGTTGATGGACGCGATCTCGTAATGCACCCGGCGCGCGGTGGCCAGGTCGCCCGCGAAGAAGGCGCGGCACAGCTCGGACATCTTGGCGGGCACCACGTTGGAACTCACCGAGATGACCCCGCAGCCGCCCACGGCCAGCAGGGGCAGCACCGTGAAGTCGTCGCCCGACAGCACCTGGAAGTCGGCGCCGCAGTATTCGATGATTTCCGAAACCTGGATCAGGTTGCCGGTGGCTTCCTTGACCCCGATGACTTCGGGAATGTCGCGCTTCATGCGGGCCAGGGTTTCCGGGCACAGGTTGATGCCGGTACGGCTGGGCACGTTGTACACGATGAAGGGCATGGGCACTTCGGCGGCAATGGCCTTGAAGTGCTGGTACAACCCTTCCTGGGTGGGCTTGTTGTAGTACGGGGTGATCAGCAGCGCGCCGTCGGCCCCGGCCTGCTTGGCGTAGCGGGTAAGCTCCACCGCCTCGCGGGTGTTGTTGGAACCGGCGCCTGCCAGCACGGGCACGCGGCCCCTGACCTGCTCGACGCAGATGCGGATGACGTCCTTGTGTTCCTGATGGGTGAGCGTTGCCGATTCGCCGGTGGTGCCGCAGGGGACAAGGCCGTTGATGCCCTGTTCTATCTGCCATTCGACCAGCGCGCGATAGCGTTCCTCGTCCACCTCGCCGTTGCGGAACGGCGTGACGAGAGCGGTGAAAGCGCCTTGAAACTGCATGTTGCCTCCTTTGGGCCGGGTACCTGCTGCCCCGGCCTTCGACACGCCGTGCCCGTGGGCCGCCGCTCCTGCCGGTACCGCACGGCCTGAAACGCGCGGCAGCGGCAAGGGGGCCCGGTGGGCCGGGTGCATTACGCCAGGGCCAGCCCCAGCCCTTCCAGGAACATCTCGCCGGAGAAGACGCGCACGGCCTTGCCGGAAAGGAACACCGAGCCGCCTTCAATGGATATGCCAAGGATCTCGCCGCCGGAGCTCCTGACATTCACCGTGGATTCCGTAAGCCCCAGCGCATGCGCGATGTACGCGCCCGCCGCCGCCCCCGTGCCGCAGGCGTAGGTTTCGTCCTCCACGCCGCGTTCGAAGGTGCGCAGATGGATGTTCCTGCGGTCGATGACCTGCGCGAAGTTGGCGTTGGTGCCCGCTGGCGCGAAGTGCGCGTGGCGGCGCAGCGCGGCGCCTAGGGTACGTACGTCCACGGCGGAGGCGTCGCGTTTGAATACCACGGCATGGGGCACGCCGGTGTTCACGAAGTGCACCATGTCGCGGCCTTCGCCAAGGTCCAGTTCTATGCCCAGGGCCAGGTCGCGCGGCGGGGTCAGCTCCACCTTGGCCATGCCGCCGGCCACGTCGGCCTCGGCGCGGATGAGCCCGGCATCGGTGCCGAAGACATGCTTCGGACCGGCAAAACCCAGTTCCACGGCCAGCAGCGCGGCGCAGCGCGAAGCGTTGCCGCACATTTCGGCGCGCGAGCCATCGGCGTTGTAGAAGTGCCAGATGTAGTCGCCTTCGCGGCCTTTCGGCGTCTCGTCCAGAAAGACGAGGCCGTCGGCGCCCACGCCGAAGGCGCGGCGGCACACGGAGCGGGCCCAGTCGGGCATGGCCACGACGGGCAGGCCCAGTGCCCGGTTGTCGATGAATACGAAGTCGTTGCCGCACCCATGCAGCTTGTGGATGGGTACGGTGCGTGCCTTGCCGCTCATGCTGCGTGCTCCTTGTGTTGGCCGGGACCGCGGCGGGCGCGCGTTGCGCTGCCTACCACGCGGCGGGAACCGTGCCGACGACCGCCTCGACGGCTGGATCCGGCTCCACGGCGTCCTTCAGGGGAACCTGCCGGACGGAAATATCAATGCCCACGATCCAGTGCCGGGGCTGGGAGAGGCCCTGAATCCGCTGGGGCCAGGCCAGCACGTCCACCACGTTGACGCTTCGCCCCTGCATGTCTGGCCGGGACCATAGCAGCGAAGGTGCCGCGCCGTCCACGACCCCGTCGAAGCCGGTGCCGATGCCCCCGCCGAGCAGGATGTGGAAGGCCTGTCCAAGCTCCGCCAGGTAGCGCCGCTCGCCCAGTCCGCCCCACCCGGCCACGCCGACGACCAGGTCAGCCCGTGTCCGCGCGGCAAGCCCTGCCTGCACCGCCTGCGCGGCCATGGCAGGGGTGGGGTCTTCCCACGGTTTTGCCAGCGCGGGCAGGAAGACCACGGCCACGGTGCGTTCGTCACCGTCTTGCCCGGCCACGGAGTGCAGGCGGGTGACGGGCTGGTCGCCCGCCTCGCGGAAACCCGTTGGCGTGCCGCCCGCATGATCGCGGAACCAGGCGGCGGCAGCGGCGGAAAGGTAGCCGTCGTCCACGCGCAGCAGGTCGTAGGCCTTGCGCGTCATGGAAGCCAGGCGGCCTGTCGCGTCCTCTCCGGCATCCGGGGCAAATTCGTCGGGACCGGCCAAAACCAGGGTCGGAATGCCGTCCTGTCCCCGCCACTGTCTGAACATGCCTGCCCGCCGGGCAAGCCCACCAGAGGTGCCGCCCCCTCAGGAGGGGCAGGGGTGCAGCGTCCCCTTGGTGCTGGCGTTATACAGGATGCGCAGCACCGGCCTGCCGGACGCATCGCCGAAACCGCCCTGTGCCGCCGAGGTGCCGGGGTCGTCCTGTCCATTCGGCCCGTCCTGCCCATGGGGGGCCACCAGGGCATAGTCCGCCAGTCCGCTCGGGGCGGCAGGCGATGCCGCTTGCGCGGGCATGGGCACGCGGGGCTCACCGGCAGAGGCAAAGGGCAGGCCCGTGGGCAGGCCATCACGCGCCATGGCTGGCGCCGTGGGGGTATGCCCGTCTGTCTGGGCACCTGCCGGGGCAGAGGATGCGGTATCCTGTGCGGAAGCTGGCCGGGCAGTATCCGCCGGGGTTCCACCAACATTGCCTGACAGTGCGGACTGGCCGGACTGGCCGGACTGGCCGGATTGACCGGATTGGCCGGTCATGCCTGACGCGGCGCATGCGGCCAGCAGGGCGCACAGCGCCATGCCCAGCAGGAAACGGCACAGACACGCCGCCATCCCGTTCGGACGCGGCAGGGTGAAGCGGAAAGGGAGGGGCGGATGCGGGCGAAGCGTCGGGGCGGCGGCACGGAGAGCCCGTGCCGCCGTGCCGTCAGGCGATGGCTGCGAGGGCATCGCCTAATCGTTGAGGAATTCTTTCAGTTCCTTCCCGGCGCGGAAGAAGGGCAGGCGTTTGGGCTGGACGACGACCATGTCGCCGGTCTTAGGGTTGCGACCGGAGTAGCCGCCGTAGTCCTTGACCTTGAAGCTGCCGAAACCGCGAATTTCCACGCGGTCACCATCGGTCAGCGCTTCCTTCATGTTGTCCACGAAGGTGTTCACGACCATGGCGGCTTCCTCGATGGGGATGTTCGTCTCTTCGGACAGCGTCTTGATGAGTTCGCTCTTGTTCATGGAATCCTCCGTGGTGCGGCGGTGCGGTGGGGGCGGCTCGTTTCGCCCCGGATGACGTGGCCGACGTGGCCGGTAACTTCGATACGTGGCGTGGTGCCTGCCGCCGGATGCGCTGAAGTCTTGTCACGACAGCCCTTCCACAGGGGGAGGGTAGGGTTTCGTGGCAATTCCAAAGACAATGGACGCACTATGGCCGAAGATGGTCAAGGTTTCAAGGGGTTAATATGCCTCTTCCGAAAGTGCGCGCAACGGGGGCCTGTCGGCCAGTTCCGGCAGCAGTGCGGCGCGCATGCGTTGCAGCTTTACCGCGATGGAAAAAAGGTCTTGCGCGGCGGGGGATTGCGGCGCAACGCGCATCAGCGGCTTCTGCTTGCGCACCGCGTCCGGCACGGCCTTGTCCAGGCGCACGCCGCCCAGGAATTGTGGCTCGATGTCCAGGAACTTGCGGCAGGCTGCGGCCAGGCGTTCGAAGGTCTGCGTCTCTTCCTTGCGCGATTCCGCCTGGTTGACGATGACGAAGAAGTCGCGCACCCCGTGCTGGGTGGAAAGCAC
It encodes:
- the dapF gene encoding diaminopimelate epimerase; protein product: MSGKARTVPIHKLHGCGNDFVFIDNRALGLPVVAMPDWARSVCRRAFGVGADGLVFLDETPKGREGDYIWHFYNADGSRAEMCGNASRCAALLAVELGFAGPKHVFGTDAGLIRAEADVAGGMAKVELTPPRDLALGIELDLGEGRDMVHFVNTGVPHAVVFKRDASAVDVRTLGAALRRHAHFAPAGTNANFAQVIDRRNIHLRTFERGVEDETYACGTGAAAGAYIAHALGLTESTVNVRSSGGEILGISIEGGSVFLSGKAVRVFSGEMFLEGLGLALA
- a CDS encoding aspartate ammonia-lyase translates to MEYRIERDSLGERKVPVHAYYGVQTLRALENFDVTGLTIGRHPLFVQALASVKKAAALANMELGLLDADVGRAIVQACREVREGRFDEQFVVDIIQGGAGTSVNMNANEVIANRALELMGRARGEYGVVSPLNHVNLSQSTNDVYPTALRIALVWYARDLGTSLRELRDAFHAKGEAFADVIKMARTQLQDAVPITLGAEFAAYGVTVGEDTERLIEVARLLCEVNIGATAVGTGINTVPGYAALVCDRLADITGLALSLSPNLVEATSDAGAYVTLSGLLKRVAVKLSKICNDLRLLSSGPFTGLGEISLPAVQPGSSIMPGKVNPVIPELVNQVCQQVIGNDLTVTLAAEAGQLELNVFGPIMACNLFQSLEILTRAARILRVRCVEGITANRERCLELLHGSLGMVTALAPVIGYEAAASVVKDARATGRTPRDLLVERGLMRPEEYDDLMDPAKMLGPRDVRGHRNGTVRRETPEKGTAVQGTGPDEGGACPVC
- a CDS encoding peptidylprolyl isomerase; translation: MAASAQRGHTVIKLETSMGDIVIELDDEKAPKTAANFREYVAAGHYDGTIFHRVIDGFMIQGGGYDEKMHEKPTREPVENEANNGLRNEKYTLAMARTMAPHSATAQFFINVKDNAFLDHRAPTMQGWGYAVFGKVIEGTDVVDKIKAVRTATVGSFENVPTTPVVIKKATVLPK
- a CDS encoding methyl-accepting chemotaxis protein, which produces MRFKSISTQITVLTGGLVVFFMCAFVFIASKTAYDGTLRSETANMAQVGQQIEKVAEDFVTSNLTAVRGLTQQKALASGVLYGSASLVMKDQLQQTLKGNPHYAAIYAFDAAGKVLYGYTEDGQDISGKPLDMPDVLAATAAGKEFIGTTPFKGSKGDVLFTMAAPVLNVMGQSGGGIALTLNWSSFSARFVESVKFGEHGYPFLLDGSGRFLSHPSKALLLTDASKYDFTRAVLAQQTTQIEYPWEGKTKILVSRTMPITGWKICSSAYEDDLAAVARQQRMLLAVTGLVAIVALTGSIVLLTRRLILGPMNRIRLFAGQVAQGDLRAVMDGTYRFELDELATSIRTMVADLKEKLGFSQSVLEAMVVPVLIVDREERTVFTNKACMDMLEIDTDPKAQYGRTLAEVFYNEPGRKTAVGRAMNEKTSIKNLEVIITGHKGGKVDVLANVTYLQDLDGNIIGGFCLYIDTTEMKRQAAIIAQQNERIARASAEADEVASQLAAASEQLSAQIEQSARGSDIQRERTAEAATAMEQMNASVLEVARNAGGAAEMAEKAKTRAQDGAEVVDGSVRTIQHAHDLASHLKADMAELGTQAQGIGQVLNVIADIADQTNLLALNAAIEAARAGDAGRGFAVVADEVRKLAEKTMTATNEVGSAIRGIQESARKNIDNTEKATAAIEEGTGMARRSGDVLREIVGLVESTADQVRSIATASEQQSAASEEINRSTDEITRIAAETAEAMRHSSQAVEDVSRLASDLKRVIGDMRS
- a CDS encoding cyclase family protein, translated to MPRMLSFARLADLAHPIGSGMPRWPGDPPVTFLDVASREEDGYDLRAFAMGEHSGTHVNAPLSFLPGGADVRAAAPWPLLLPLAVLDLCGKAAVDPGACCTPDDILAWESAHGRVPRGCLFVCNTGWHRLWSDPDRFMGVQWGALRAGPGAAPPMQFPSFTPDGVRLLVHERGAGGIGIDTHGVDAPDDGEFLCNRAALAAGAVVVECLAALDGLPATGAHVLLAPLGLCGGTGAPVAVTAFVP
- the dapA gene encoding 4-hydroxy-tetrahydrodipicolinate synthase, coding for MQFQGAFTALVTPFRNGEVDEERYRALVEWQIEQGINGLVPCGTTGESATLTHQEHKDVIRICVEQVRGRVPVLAGAGSNNTREAVELTRYAKQAGADGALLITPYYNKPTQEGLYQHFKAIAAEVPMPFIVYNVPSRTGINLCPETLARMKRDIPEVIGVKEATGNLIQVSEIIEYCGADFQVLSGDDFTVLPLLAVGGCGVISVSSNVVPAKMSELCRAFFAGDLATARRVHYEIASINRAMFLETNPIPVKTALSMMGKIELELRLPMVPLQPANQSRLRDILSAAGIV